A single window of Cottoperca gobio chromosome 9, fCotGob3.1, whole genome shotgun sequence DNA harbors:
- the paxx gene encoding protein PAXX isoform X3 produces the protein MDVFQTSYCTVLDKNNRSKFIFYTRTNNGICNIWSACGSGDVSVVVQDSSAELHVSSSPVQVTLSRLEGHQAAKELKELLFRMADSLTQADSKCGSPSVSHQNHQRRPAEFEPQQQNCAPSVAMKKLFPGASLINPGTKRKRQATGVAFDDVDED, from the exons ATGGATGTGTTCCAAACGTCATACTGCACTGTGTTGGATAAAAATAACCGGTctaaatttattttttacacacgCACGAACAACGGAATATGTAATATTTG GTCGGCCTGTGGTAGTGGAGATGTGTCTGTTGTGGTGCAGGACTCCAGTGCAGAGCTCCATGTGAGCTCCAGTCCAGTCCAGGTTACCTTATCCAGGCTGGAAGGCCACCAGGCTGCAAAGGAACTGAAGGAGCTGCTGTTTAGGATGGCTGACAGCCTTACTCAGGCtgacagtaaat GTGGATCCCCCTCTGTCAGTCACCAAAATCACCAAAGGCGGCCCGCAG AGTTTGAACCCCAGCAGCAGAATTGTGCTCCATCAGTGGCGATGAAGAAACTATTTCCAGGGGCTTCTCTCATCAACCCAGGAACTAAAAG AAAGCGACAGGCGACTGGCGTGGCCTTTGATGATGTAGATGAAGACTGA
- the paxx gene encoding protein PAXX isoform X2, translating into MCSKRHTALCWIKITGLNLFFTHARTTEYVIFDAANVWSSEYTKDTLHQFGQTFALKSTEDYILKLRSACGSGDVSVVVQDSSAELHVSSSPVQVTLSRLEGHQAAKELKELLFRMADSLTQADSKCGSPSVSHQNHQRRPAEFEPQQQNCAPSVAMKKLFPGASLINPGTKRKRQATGVAFDDVDED; encoded by the exons ATGTGTTCCAAACGTCATACTGCACTGTGTTGGATAAAAATAACCGGTctaaatttattttttacacacgCACGAACAACGGAATATGTAATATTTG ATGCTGCTAATGTTTGGAGCTCAGAGTACACCAAGGACACATTGCACCAGTTT GGACAAACTTTTGCCTTGAAATCTACTGAGGACTATATCCTAAAACTCAG GTCGGCCTGTGGTAGTGGAGATGTGTCTGTTGTGGTGCAGGACTCCAGTGCAGAGCTCCATGTGAGCTCCAGTCCAGTCCAGGTTACCTTATCCAGGCTGGAAGGCCACCAGGCTGCAAAGGAACTGAAGGAGCTGCTGTTTAGGATGGCTGACAGCCTTACTCAGGCtgacagtaaat GTGGATCCCCCTCTGTCAGTCACCAAAATCACCAAAGGCGGCCCGCAG AGTTTGAACCCCAGCAGCAGAATTGTGCTCCATCAGTGGCGATGAAGAAACTATTTCCAGGGGCTTCTCTCATCAACCCAGGAACTAAAAG AAAGCGACAGGCGACTGGCGTGGCCTTTGATGATGTAGATGAAGACTGA
- the paxx gene encoding protein PAXX isoform X1, producing MDVFQTSYCTVLDKNNRSKFIFYTRTNNGICNICLTDAANVWSSEYTKDTLHQFGQTFALKSTEDYILKLRSACGSGDVSVVVQDSSAELHVSSSPVQVTLSRLEGHQAAKELKELLFRMADSLTQADSKCGSPSVSHQNHQRRPAEFEPQQQNCAPSVAMKKLFPGASLINPGTKRKRQATGVAFDDVDED from the exons ATGGATGTGTTCCAAACGTCATACTGCACTGTGTTGGATAAAAATAACCGGTctaaatttattttttacacacgCACGAACAACGGAATATGTAATATTTG TTTGACAGATGCTGCTAATGTTTGGAGCTCAGAGTACACCAAGGACACATTGCACCAGTTT GGACAAACTTTTGCCTTGAAATCTACTGAGGACTATATCCTAAAACTCAG GTCGGCCTGTGGTAGTGGAGATGTGTCTGTTGTGGTGCAGGACTCCAGTGCAGAGCTCCATGTGAGCTCCAGTCCAGTCCAGGTTACCTTATCCAGGCTGGAAGGCCACCAGGCTGCAAAGGAACTGAAGGAGCTGCTGTTTAGGATGGCTGACAGCCTTACTCAGGCtgacagtaaat GTGGATCCCCCTCTGTCAGTCACCAAAATCACCAAAGGCGGCCCGCAG AGTTTGAACCCCAGCAGCAGAATTGTGCTCCATCAGTGGCGATGAAGAAACTATTTCCAGGGGCTTCTCTCATCAACCCAGGAACTAAAAG AAAGCGACAGGCGACTGGCGTGGCCTTTGATGATGTAGATGAAGACTGA